A single Limanda limanda chromosome 19, fLimLim1.1, whole genome shotgun sequence DNA region contains:
- the LOC133026186 gene encoding phosphoglycerate mutase 1-like, translating into MAAYKLVLIRHGESTWNQENRFSGWFDADLSETGEKEARRGGQALKDAGFEFDICYTSVLKRAIRTLWLVLDGIDQMWLPVHRTWRLNERHYGGLTGLNKAETAAKHGDAQVKIWRRSFDIPPPVMGPDHDYYPIISKDHRYADLTDEQLPSCESLKDTIARALPFWNNEIAPQIKQGKRVLIAAHGNSLRGIVKHLEGMSDEAIMELNLPTGIPILYELDKNLKPVKPMQFLGDEETVRKAMEAVAAQGKAKK; encoded by the coding sequence ATGGCTGCCTACAAACTTGTGCTGATCCGCCACGGAGAGAGCACCTGGAACCAGGAGAACCGGTTCAGCGGCTGGTTCGATGCCGACCTGAGCGAGACCGGGGAGAAGGAGGCGAGGAGAGGTGGCCAGGCCCTGAAAGATGCTGGCTTTGAGTTTGATATTTGCTACACTTCCGTGCTGAAGCGGGCCATCAGGACCCTGTGGCTGGTCCTGGACGGCATTGACCAGATGTGGCTGCCGGTGCACAGGACCTGGCGGCTCAACGAGCGCCACTACGGAGGCCTGACGGGTCTGAACAAGGCAGAGACCGCTGCCAAGCACGGAGACGCTCAGGTGAAGATCTGGAGACGCTCCTTCGATATTCCTCCTCCAGTCATGGGCCCAGACCATGACTACTACCCTATCATCAGCAAGGATCATCGCTATGCAGACCTGACTGACGAGCAGCTTCCGTCCTGCGAGAGCCTGAAGGACACCATCGCACGGGCGCTGCCATTCTGGAACAACGAGATCGCCCCTCAGATCAAACAGGGCAAGAGGGTGCTCATCGCCGCCCATGGAAACAGCCTCAGGGGGATTGTTAAGCATCTGGAGGGAATGTCAGATGAGGCCATCATGGAACTGAACCTGCCCACTGGCATCCCCATCCTCTACGAGCTCGACAAAAACCTGAAACCTGTGAAGCCGATGCAGTTCCTGGGAGACGAGGAGACCGTACGTAAGGCCATGGAGGCCGTGGCTGCTCAGGGGAAGGCCAAGAAGTAA